In one window of Rhodopseudomonas palustris HaA2 DNA:
- the ccoS gene encoding cbb3-type cytochrome oxidase assembly protein CcoS, whose translation MEVMVFLVPLALMLGLLGLAAFLWSLKSGQYEDLDGAAWRAISDDDQTPRPPAKEPA comes from the coding sequence ATGGAAGTGATGGTGTTTTTGGTGCCGCTGGCGCTGATGCTGGGGCTGCTCGGTCTGGCGGCGTTCCTGTGGTCGCTGAAGAGCGGCCAATACGAGGACCTCGACGGCGCCGCCTGGCGGGCGATTTCCGACGACGACCAGACGCCGCGGCCGCCGGCGAAGGAACCGGCCTGA
- a CDS encoding Lrp/AsnC family transcriptional regulator has translation MSDADVPVAETVRRLDAIDRKILTVLQQDASLSVAEIGDRVGLSSTPCWKRIQRLEADGVITRRVALVDQDKIGLGLSVFVSIESGDHSEAWLKTFADAVSAMPEVIEFYRMAGDVDYMLRVVVADMRAYDVFYKRLISTVPLKNVTSRFAMEKIKSVTALPVPPMSAA, from the coding sequence ATGTCTGATGCCGATGTTCCCGTCGCCGAGACCGTCCGCCGCCTCGATGCGATCGACCGGAAGATTCTGACCGTGCTGCAGCAGGACGCTTCGCTGTCGGTGGCCGAGATCGGCGACCGCGTCGGGCTGTCGTCGACGCCGTGCTGGAAACGGATCCAGCGGCTCGAAGCCGACGGCGTCATCACCCGGCGGGTGGCGCTGGTCGATCAGGACAAGATCGGGCTCGGCCTGTCGGTGTTCGTGTCGATCGAGAGCGGTGATCATTCCGAGGCGTGGCTGAAGACCTTCGCCGACGCGGTCAGCGCGATGCCGGAAGTGATCGAATTCTATCGGATGGCCGGCGACGTCGACTACATGCTGCGCGTGGTCGTCGCTGACATGCGGGCCTACGACGTCTTCTACAAGCGGCTGATCAGTACGGTTCCGCTGAAGAACGTCACCTCGCGCTTCGCGATGGAGAAGATCAAGTCGGTCACTGCGCTACCGGTACCGCCGATGAGTGCCGCCTGA
- a CDS encoding methyl-accepting chemotaxis protein translates to MQTAVIRRDGSADQVASADHDDISALVARLTSEVNEIACGKTKSIQKITSQMKILALNALIESARAGKQGAGFAIVAQEVRNVGAQIEEIARDLESQLTKRTGELISSIGSMTERSRGDRLVDLSLNAVELIDRNLYERTCDVRWWATDSAVVDCAAKPDAASASYAGERLAVILGAYTVYLDLWLCGLDGTILANGRPGRFGVVGSSVAGCDWFKEALRLRSGDDYVAGNVERMPQLGNAQVATYCASVRSDGRSTGAPLGILAIHFDWEAQARAIVQGVRLDPQDNARVLLLDSRFRVIAASDGSGLLEERFPLKVAGQRSGTYRDASGAMVGFHLTPGYETYRGLGWYGVIVSRAE, encoded by the coding sequence ATGCAGACAGCGGTCATTCGGCGGGATGGATCGGCCGACCAGGTCGCTTCCGCGGACCATGACGACATCTCGGCGCTGGTGGCGCGGCTGACCTCCGAGGTCAATGAGATCGCCTGCGGCAAGACCAAATCGATCCAGAAGATCACCAGCCAGATGAAGATCCTGGCGCTCAACGCGCTGATCGAGAGCGCCCGCGCCGGCAAGCAGGGCGCCGGCTTCGCGATCGTGGCGCAGGAGGTGCGCAATGTCGGCGCCCAGATCGAGGAGATCGCGCGCGATCTCGAAAGCCAACTCACCAAACGCACCGGCGAACTGATCAGTTCGATCGGCAGCATGACCGAGCGGTCGCGCGGCGACCGGCTGGTCGATCTGTCGCTCAACGCGGTCGAACTGATCGATCGCAACCTCTACGAGCGCACCTGCGACGTGCGCTGGTGGGCGACCGATTCCGCGGTGGTCGATTGCGCCGCGAAACCCGATGCGGCGTCGGCGTCCTATGCCGGCGAGCGGTTGGCGGTGATCCTCGGCGCCTACACGGTGTATCTCGACCTGTGGCTGTGCGGCCTCGATGGCACGATCCTCGCCAACGGCCGGCCCGGCCGGTTCGGCGTGGTCGGCAGCAGCGTCGCGGGCTGCGACTGGTTCAAGGAGGCACTACGCCTGCGGTCGGGCGACGACTATGTCGCCGGCAATGTCGAGCGGATGCCGCAGCTCGGCAATGCCCAGGTCGCGACCTATTGCGCCAGCGTGCGCAGCGACGGCCGCAGCACCGGCGCGCCGCTCGGCATCCTGGCGATCCATTTCGACTGGGAGGCGCAGGCCAGGGCGATTGTTCAGGGCGTGCGGCTCGATCCGCAGGACAACGCCCGCGTGCTGCTGCTCGACTCCCGGTTCCGCGTGATCGCCGCCTCCGACGGAAGCGGCCTGCTCGAGGAACGCTTCCCCCTGAAGGTCGCCGGCCAGCGCAGCGGTACCTACCGCGACGCCTCGGGCGCCATGGTCGGCTTCCACCTCACCCCGGGCTACGAAACCTATCGGGGCCTCGGCTGGTACGGCGTGATCGTCAGCCGGGCGGAGTAG
- a CDS encoding heavy metal translocating P-type ATPase, whose translation MLMTRDFSHYVKDVDPQTAHLDLAVEGVSCAGCMAKIERGLSAIPDVTLARVNLTDRRLAVEWKKGAVEPALFIDRLAELGYKAYPYEPVRAEVEETERSKFLLRCLGVAAFATMNVMMLSVPVWVGGDLSPEARDFFHWLSALVVLPCAAYAGQPFFQSAWRALKAKSVNMDVPITIGVVLALGMSLVETINHAEHTYFDAAIMLIAFLLAGRFLDQKMRQKTRAVAGNLAALKAETATKFVGPDEISEVPIAAVRAGDLVLLRPGERCAVDGSVVEGRSEIDQSLITGETLYVKAERGTQVYAGTLNISGTLRVRVSAASEGTLLAEITRLLDHALQARSRYVRLADRASQLYAPVVHATALLTVIGWVLAGASWHDAIVIGIAVLIITCPCALGLAIPAVQTVASGAMFRAGVLLNAGDAIERAAAVDTVVFDKTGTLTLPELDVVNGAGVPDEVFQLAGRLALASHHPVAAAVARAAQAKAPLPGVTEEPGRGVRALFEGEELRLGSPAFCGADAEANAILSADPEVSVVAFSRGDRHTVFAVRQLLRPDAARTIDALLNRGIAVELLSGDREPAVRHAADALGVSAWRAGVTPAEKIAHIEALKAQGRVVMMVGDGMNDAPSLAAAHVSMSPISATHLSQATADLVFLGKELAPVLAAIDYSRKAMAVMRENLTLAIGYNVLAVPIAIAGLATPLIAALAMSGSSILVMLNAMRARRVRLGGASWK comes from the coding sequence ATGTTGATGACCCGGGACTTCTCGCACTACGTCAAGGACGTCGATCCGCAGACCGCGCATCTCGACCTCGCGGTCGAGGGCGTCAGCTGCGCCGGCTGCATGGCCAAGATCGAGCGCGGGCTGTCGGCGATTCCGGACGTGACGCTGGCCCGCGTCAACCTCACCGACCGCCGCCTCGCGGTGGAGTGGAAGAAGGGCGCGGTGGAGCCGGCGCTGTTCATCGATCGGCTCGCCGAACTAGGCTACAAGGCCTATCCCTACGAGCCGGTCCGCGCCGAGGTCGAGGAGACCGAGCGCAGCAAGTTCCTGCTGCGCTGCCTCGGCGTCGCCGCCTTCGCGACCATGAACGTGATGATGCTGTCGGTGCCGGTGTGGGTCGGCGGCGATCTCAGTCCCGAAGCACGCGATTTCTTCCACTGGCTGTCGGCGCTGGTGGTGCTGCCCTGCGCCGCCTATGCGGGCCAGCCGTTCTTCCAGTCGGCCTGGCGCGCGCTGAAGGCCAAGAGCGTCAACATGGACGTGCCGATCACGATCGGCGTGGTGCTGGCGCTGGGCATGTCGCTGGTCGAGACCATCAATCACGCCGAGCACACGTATTTCGATGCGGCGATCATGTTGATCGCCTTCCTGCTGGCGGGCCGCTTCCTCGACCAGAAGATGCGGCAGAAGACCCGCGCGGTCGCCGGCAATCTGGCCGCGCTGAAGGCCGAGACCGCGACCAAATTCGTCGGTCCCGACGAAATCAGCGAAGTGCCGATCGCCGCGGTGCGCGCCGGCGACCTCGTGTTGCTGCGCCCGGGCGAGCGCTGCGCGGTCGACGGCAGCGTGGTCGAGGGCCGCTCCGAGATCGACCAGAGCCTGATCACCGGCGAGACGCTGTATGTGAAGGCCGAGCGCGGCACCCAGGTCTATGCCGGCACGCTCAACATCTCCGGCACGCTGCGCGTGCGGGTTTCCGCGGCGTCGGAAGGCACGCTGCTCGCCGAGATCACCCGGCTGCTCGACCATGCGCTGCAGGCGCGCTCGCGCTACGTTCGGCTCGCCGATCGTGCCTCGCAGCTCTATGCGCCGGTGGTGCACGCCACCGCGCTGCTCACCGTGATCGGCTGGGTGCTGGCCGGCGCGAGCTGGCACGATGCCATCGTCATCGGCATCGCCGTGCTGATCATCACCTGCCCCTGCGCGCTCGGTCTGGCGATCCCCGCGGTGCAGACGGTGGCCTCGGGCGCGATGTTCCGCGCCGGCGTGTTGCTCAATGCCGGCGACGCAATCGAGCGCGCCGCCGCGGTCGACACCGTCGTGTTCGACAAGACCGGCACGCTGACGCTGCCGGAGCTCGACGTCGTCAACGGCGCCGGCGTGCCCGACGAGGTCTTCCAGCTCGCCGGGCGCCTCGCGCTCGCCAGCCATCATCCGGTCGCCGCCGCGGTGGCGCGCGCCGCCCAGGCCAAGGCGCCGCTGCCCGGTGTCACCGAGGAGCCCGGCCGCGGCGTCCGCGCGCTGTTCGAGGGCGAGGAGCTGCGGCTCGGCAGCCCGGCCTTCTGCGGCGCCGATGCCGAGGCCAACGCCATTCTCAGCGCCGATCCGGAAGTCTCGGTGGTCGCCTTCAGCCGCGGCGATCGGCACACCGTGTTCGCGGTCCGGCAGTTGCTGCGGCCCGACGCCGCCCGGACGATCGACGCGCTGCTCAATCGCGGCATCGCCGTGGAATTGCTGTCCGGCGACCGCGAGCCGGCGGTGCGGCATGCGGCCGACGCGCTCGGCGTCAGCGCCTGGCGCGCCGGGGTGACGCCGGCCGAGAAGATCGCCCATATCGAGGCCTTGAAGGCGCAGGGGCGCGTGGTGATGATGGTCGGCGACGGCATGAACGACGCGCCGTCACTCGCCGCCGCGCATGTGTCGATGTCGCCGATCAGCGCCACCCATCTCAGCCAGGCGACCGCCGATCTGGTGTTTCTTGGCAAGGAACTTGCACCGGTATTGGCCGCGATCGACTATTCGCGCAAGGCGATGGCAGTGATGCGGGAGAATCTGACGCTGGCGATCGGCTACAATGTGCTCGCGGTGCCGATTGCGATCGCGGGCCTCGCCACGCCGCTGATCGCCGCATTGGCGATGTCCGGCTCGTCGATCCTGGTGATGCTGAATGCGATGCGCGCCCGTCGGGTCCGCCTGGGGGGTGCGTCATGGAAGTGA
- the dnaN gene encoding DNA polymerase III subunit beta — MKVTVERAQLLKSLGHVHRVVERRNTIPILGNVLVRAENAQLSLKATDLDLEVTETLPAETATAGSTTVPAHMFYDIVRKLPDGSQIVLESDGDRSVLAIRAGRSRFTLQTLPESDFPDLAAGEMSHSFSLTASDVKRLIDRTQFAISTEETRYYLNGIYLHTAGSAKDAKLRAVATDGHRLAQVDLTQPAGAAGMPGVIVPRKTVGEVQRLIEDNDAEIGLELSVGKIRFTIGNVVLTSKLIDGTFPDYGRVIPQNNDKELVVDKKDFEAAVDRVSTISSERGRAVKLALSAGKLVLSVTNPDSGSATEELEVEYASDPLDIGFNSRYLLDIAAQIEGEVAVLRLADPGSPTLIQDRDKKNALYVLMPMRV; from the coding sequence ATGAAGGTCACGGTCGAACGCGCGCAACTTCTGAAGTCGCTGGGCCACGTCCACCGCGTGGTCGAGCGCCGCAACACCATTCCGATTCTCGGCAACGTGCTGGTGCGCGCCGAAAACGCCCAATTGTCGCTGAAGGCGACCGACCTCGACCTCGAAGTCACCGAAACGCTGCCGGCCGAGACCGCCACCGCGGGGTCGACCACCGTGCCGGCCCACATGTTCTACGACATCGTCCGCAAGCTGCCCGACGGCTCGCAGATCGTGCTGGAAAGCGACGGCGACCGTTCGGTGCTGGCGATCCGCGCCGGGCGCTCGCGCTTCACGCTGCAGACCCTGCCGGAGAGCGACTTCCCGGATCTGGCCGCCGGCGAGATGTCGCATTCGTTTTCGCTCACCGCCTCCGACGTCAAGCGGCTGATCGACCGCACCCAGTTCGCGATCTCGACCGAAGAGACCCGCTACTACCTCAACGGCATCTATCTGCACACCGCCGGCTCGGCCAAGGACGCCAAGCTGCGCGCGGTCGCGACCGACGGCCATCGGCTGGCGCAGGTCGACCTGACCCAGCCCGCCGGCGCCGCCGGCATGCCCGGCGTGATCGTGCCGCGCAAGACCGTCGGCGAGGTGCAGCGGCTGATCGAGGACAACGACGCCGAGATCGGCCTCGAACTGTCGGTCGGCAAGATCCGCTTCACCATCGGCAATGTGGTGCTGACCTCGAAGCTGATCGACGGCACCTTCCCGGATTACGGCCGCGTGATTCCGCAGAACAACGACAAGGAACTGGTGGTCGACAAGAAGGATTTCGAGGCCGCGGTCGACCGCGTCTCGACGATCTCGAGCGAACGCGGCCGCGCCGTGAAGCTGGCCTTGAGCGCCGGCAAGCTGGTGCTGTCGGTGACCAACCCGGATTCCGGCAGCGCGACCGAGGAGCTTGAGGTCGAATACGCTTCCGACCCGCTCGATATCGGCTTCAACTCGCGCTATCTGCTCGACATCGCCGCTCAGATCGAAGGCGAAGTCGCAGTGCTGCGCCTCGCCGACCCCGGCTCGCCCACCCTGATCCAGGACCGCGACAAGAAAAACGCGCTGTACGTGCTGATGCCGATGCGGGTGTAG
- the dnaA gene encoding chromosomal replication initiator protein DnaA: protein MSNMEHDRWSRVKGRLRSSVGEDVYSSWFARMDLEAVQPESVHLSVPTRFLKSWIQTHYSDKVLTCWQAELPEVCRIDLTVRSPMRAAVAKEAAAPVEHRRAEHRPATETRSHATVPASSNHDALGGSPLDPRLTFASFVVGRSNTLAHAAAKQVAEGRRGDPVMFNPLYIHSGVGLGKTHLLQAVTWAGNTGIERKVLYLTAEKFMYGFVAALKTQTSLAFKEALRGIDVLVIDDLQFLQGKTTQAEFCHTLNALIDAGRQVVVAADRPPSDLESLDERVRSRLAGGLVVEMAPLGEDLRLGILKSRVVAARAHHASFDVPAPVLEYLARAITHNGRDLEGAINRLLAHSKLNAQPVTLEMAEHEVRDLIRPQEPKRIKIEDIQRIVARQYNVSRSDLLSSRRTANVVRPRQVAMYLAKTLTLRSLPEIGRRFGGRDHTTVLHAVRKIEGLVSKDTTLSDEVDSLKRQLQE from the coding sequence ATGTCGAACATGGAACATGATCGCTGGTCTCGCGTAAAAGGCCGTCTGCGCTCGAGCGTCGGCGAGGACGTGTATTCGAGCTGGTTCGCGCGCATGGACCTCGAAGCCGTTCAGCCGGAGAGCGTGCATCTGTCGGTGCCGACGCGGTTTCTGAAGAGCTGGATCCAGACGCACTATTCCGACAAGGTGCTGACCTGCTGGCAGGCCGAACTGCCGGAAGTCTGCCGCATCGATCTCACCGTTCGCTCGCCGATGCGCGCGGCGGTGGCCAAGGAAGCGGCGGCGCCGGTCGAGCATCGTCGCGCCGAGCACCGTCCCGCCACCGAGACGCGCAGCCACGCCACGGTGCCGGCCTCGTCCAATCACGATGCGCTCGGCGGCTCGCCGCTCGATCCGCGGCTGACCTTCGCGAGCTTCGTCGTCGGCCGCTCCAACACGCTGGCGCATGCCGCCGCCAAGCAGGTGGCGGAAGGCCGCCGCGGCGATCCGGTGATGTTCAACCCGCTCTACATCCATTCCGGCGTCGGCCTCGGCAAGACGCATCTGCTGCAGGCCGTCACCTGGGCCGGCAATACCGGCATCGAGCGCAAGGTGCTGTATCTCACCGCCGAGAAATTCATGTACGGCTTCGTCGCCGCGCTGAAGACGCAGACCTCGCTCGCCTTCAAGGAAGCGCTGCGCGGCATCGACGTGCTGGTAATCGACGATCTGCAATTCCTGCAGGGCAAGACCACCCAGGCCGAATTCTGCCACACGCTGAACGCGCTGATCGACGCCGGCCGCCAGGTCGTGGTCGCGGCCGATCGTCCGCCGTCGGATCTCGAAAGCCTCGACGAGCGGGTGCGCTCGCGGCTCGCCGGCGGCCTCGTCGTCGAGATGGCGCCGCTCGGCGAGGATCTGCGGCTCGGCATTCTGAAGTCGCGCGTGGTCGCGGCGCGCGCGCATCATGCGAGCTTCGACGTGCCGGCGCCGGTGCTGGAATATCTCGCCCGCGCCATCACGCATAACGGCCGCGATCTCGAAGGCGCGATCAACCGCCTGCTGGCGCATTCCAAGCTCAACGCCCAGCCGGTGACGCTGGAGATGGCCGAGCACGAGGTGCGCGATCTGATCCGGCCGCAGGAGCCGAAGCGGATCAAGATCGAAGACATTCAGCGCATCGTCGCGCGGCAGTACAATGTCAGCCGCTCGGATCTCTTGTCGTCGCGCCGCACCGCCAATGTGGTACGCCCGCGCCAGGTGGCGATGTATCTGGCCAAGACGCTGACGCTGCGCTCGCTGCCGGAGATCGGCCGCCGTTTCGGCGGGCGCGACCACACCACGGTGCTGCACGCCGTCCGCAAGATCGAGGGGCTGGTGTCCAAGGACACCACGCTGTCCGACGAGGTGGATTCGCTCAAGCGCCAGCTTCAGGAATAG
- a CDS encoding endonuclease domain-containing protein, giving the protein MPQRPRHVSTPAKLRAFAKTMRHAPTDAESAMWKLLRDRRFAQLKFRRQVPFQNYILDFVCFEQRLVIEIDGSQHAEQTRDQIRDATLLAAGFRVPRYWNNDVLQRRTAVLEDILAKLSETDE; this is encoded by the coding sequence ATGCCGCAGCGCCCGCGTCACGTTTCAACCCCAGCGAAACTCCGTGCCTTTGCCAAGACGATGCGGCACGCGCCCACTGATGCGGAATCCGCGATGTGGAAGTTGCTGCGCGATCGCCGTTTCGCCCAGCTGAAATTCCGCCGGCAGGTGCCGTTCCAGAACTACATTCTCGACTTCGTCTGCTTCGAGCAGCGCCTGGTGATCGAGATCGACGGCAGTCAGCATGCAGAGCAAACGCGCGACCAGATTCGCGATGCCACGCTCCTCGCTGCGGGCTTTCGCGTGCCGCGCTACTGGAACAACGACGTGCTGCAGCGTCGCACAGCGGTGCTTGAAGATATCCTTGCGAAGCTTTCCGAAACGGACGAATAA
- the gyrB gene encoding DNA topoisomerase (ATP-hydrolyzing) subunit B → MTEPARQPIAETPSPVPAEYGAESIRVLKGLDAVRKRPGMYIGDTDDGSGLHHMVYEVVDNAIDEALAGHATAVEVVLNADGSVTVRDDGRGIPVDIHKGEGISAAEVIMTQLHAGGKFDQNSYKVSGGLHGVGVSVVNALSSKLVLRVWRNGKEHIIEFAHGDAVAPLSVVGDANGRRGTEVTFFASPETFTHIEYDFATLEHRLRELAFLNSGVNIVLSDMRHPVEKREEMRYEGGVTEFVKYLDRNKKPMVPAPIVLAADLNGIGVEAALWWNETYHENVLCFTNNIPQRDGGTHLAGFRAALTRQVNGYADSNAKKEKIALTGDDCREGLTAVLSVKVPDPKFSSQTKDKLVSSEVRPVVENVLNEALAAWFEEHPAEAKVIVGKVIEAAAAREAARKARELTRRKGALDIASLPGKLADCQERDPSKSELFIVEGDSAGGSAKQGRNREFQAVLPLRGKILNVERARFDKMLGSEQIGTLITALGTGIGRDDFDIAKLRYHKIILMTDADVDGAHIRTLLLTFFFRQMPALIEGGFLYIAQPPLYKVTRGKSEQYLKDERALEEYLIATGLDDCAFKIASGEVRGGRDLLALVEDARVIRQTLHNLHGRYNRSVVEQAAIAGVLSPRITSDVATANEAAAYIARRLDALADEVERGWIGRFVEGEGFHFERTVRGVKDVAMIDDALLGSADARKLDEYAAVLQEVYPRPGVLRRKDAETAIHGPVSLFEAVTDAGRKGVALQRYKGLGEMNPSQLWETTLDTNARSLLQVKVREVDEADDIFTKLMGDVVEPRREFIQENSLSATVDV, encoded by the coding sequence ATGACTGAACCCGCCCGGCAGCCGATCGCCGAAACCCCGTCGCCCGTTCCGGCCGAATACGGCGCGGAATCGATCCGGGTGCTGAAGGGCCTCGACGCTGTCCGCAAGCGGCCGGGCATGTATATCGGCGACACCGACGACGGCTCCGGCCTGCACCACATGGTGTACGAAGTCGTCGACAACGCCATCGACGAAGCGCTCGCCGGCCACGCCACCGCGGTCGAAGTCGTGCTCAACGCCGACGGCTCGGTGACGGTGCGCGACGACGGCCGCGGCATTCCGGTCGACATCCACAAGGGCGAAGGCATTTCGGCGGCCGAAGTCATCATGACCCAGCTCCATGCCGGCGGAAAATTCGACCAGAACTCCTACAAGGTGTCCGGCGGACTGCACGGCGTCGGCGTCTCGGTGGTCAATGCGCTGTCGAGCAAGCTGGTCCTGCGCGTGTGGCGTAACGGCAAAGAGCACATCATCGAATTCGCCCATGGCGACGCGGTGGCGCCGCTGAGCGTTGTCGGCGACGCCAATGGCCGGCGCGGCACCGAGGTGACATTTTTCGCGTCGCCGGAAACCTTCACCCACATCGAATACGACTTCGCGACGCTGGAGCATCGCTTACGCGAACTCGCCTTCCTGAATTCCGGCGTGAACATCGTATTGTCCGACATGCGCCACCCGGTCGAGAAGCGCGAGGAGATGCGCTACGAGGGCGGCGTCACCGAATTCGTCAAATATCTCGACCGCAACAAGAAGCCGATGGTGCCGGCGCCGATCGTGCTGGCGGCGGATCTCAACGGCATCGGCGTCGAAGCCGCATTGTGGTGGAACGAGACCTACCACGAGAACGTGCTGTGCTTCACCAACAACATCCCGCAGCGCGACGGTGGTACGCATCTGGCCGGCTTCCGCGCCGCGCTGACGCGGCAGGTCAACGGCTATGCGGACAGCAACGCCAAGAAGGAAAAGATCGCGCTGACCGGCGACGATTGCCGCGAAGGCCTCACCGCGGTGCTGTCGGTGAAGGTGCCGGATCCGAAGTTCTCGTCGCAGACCAAGGACAAGCTGGTGTCCTCGGAAGTCCGGCCGGTGGTCGAGAACGTGCTGAACGAAGCGCTCGCAGCCTGGTTCGAGGAACATCCCGCCGAAGCCAAGGTCATCGTCGGCAAGGTGATCGAAGCCGCCGCCGCCCGCGAAGCCGCGCGAAAAGCGCGCGAGCTGACGCGGCGCAAGGGCGCGCTGGATATCGCCTCGCTGCCCGGTAAGCTCGCCGACTGCCAGGAGCGCGATCCGTCGAAATCCGAACTGTTCATCGTCGAGGGTGACTCCGCCGGCGGCTCCGCCAAGCAGGGCCGCAACCGCGAATTCCAGGCCGTGCTGCCGCTGCGCGGCAAGATCCTCAATGTCGAGCGCGCGCGCTTCGACAAGATGCTGGGCTCCGAGCAGATCGGCACGCTGATCACCGCGCTCGGCACCGGCATCGGCCGCGACGATTTCGACATCGCCAAGCTGCGCTACCACAAGATCATCCTGATGACCGACGCCGACGTCGACGGCGCGCACATCCGCACGCTGCTCTTGACGTTCTTCTTCCGGCAGATGCCGGCTCTGATCGAGGGCGGCTTCCTCTACATCGCGCAGCCGCCGCTGTACAAAGTGACGCGCGGCAAGTCGGAGCAGTATCTCAAGGACGAGCGCGCGCTCGAGGAATATCTGATCGCGACCGGACTCGACGATTGCGCGTTCAAGATCGCCTCCGGCGAAGTCCGCGGCGGGCGGGATCTGCTGGCGCTGGTCGAGGACGCCCGCGTGATCCGCCAGACGCTGCACAATCTGCACGGCCGCTACAATCGCTCGGTGGTCGAGCAGGCGGCGATCGCCGGCGTGCTCAGCCCGCGGATCACCAGCGACGTGGCGACCGCCAACGAAGCCGCCGCCTATATCGCGCGCCGGCTCGACGCGCTGGCCGACGAGGTCGAGCGCGGCTGGATCGGCCGCTTCGTCGAAGGCGAAGGCTTCCACTTCGAGCGCACCGTGCGCGGCGTCAAGGACGTGGCGATGATCGACGACGCGCTGCTCGGCTCCGCCGACGCCCGCAAGCTCGATGAATACGCCGCCGTGCTGCAGGAGGTCTATCCGCGCCCCGGCGTGCTGCGCCGCAAGGATGCGGAAACCGCGATCCACGGCCCGGTCAGCCTGTTCGAGGCGGTGACCGACGCTGGCCGCAAGGGCGTGGCGCTGCAGCGCTACAAAGGCCTCGGCGAGATGAACCCGAGCCAGCTCTGGGAGACCACGCTCGACACCAACGCCCGCTCGCTGCTGCAGGTGAAGGTCCGCGAAGTCGACGAAGCCGACGACATCTTCACCAAGCTGATGGGCGACGTCGTCGAACCCCGCCGCGAATTCATCCAGGAGAATTCGCTGAGCGCGACGGTGGACGTGTAA
- the recF gene encoding DNA replication/repair protein RecF (All proteins in this family for which functions are known are DNA-binding proteins that assist the filamentation of RecA onto DNA for the initiation of recombination or recombinational repair.), translating into MTASRITRLTLTHFRNYRAAVLTTSAERVVLVGANGAGKTNCLEAISFLSPGRGLRRATLDDVADNEGDGSWAVAAEVEGALGLATLGTGIDPPRADAATSRRCRIDREPVGSATAFGDHLRMVWLTPAMDGLFMGAASERRRFFDRLVLAIDSQHSGRVSALDRSLRSRNRLLEVRYPDAHWLDAIERETAELAVAVAAMRGQTAMRLAAMLDARGAASAFPSAKIMLDGWMESALLTEPATAVEDRYRTILREGRPRDAAAGRTLDGPHLTDLEVVYAPKAMPARDASTGEQKALLIGLVLAHAQLVSEMTGITPLLLLDEVVAHLDPSRRAALFEELAKLGAQVWMTGADPAAFAEIGSGAEIFTVESGRIRPQQ; encoded by the coding sequence ATGACCGCCTCCCGCATCACCCGGCTGACGTTGACGCATTTCCGCAATTATCGGGCGGCGGTGCTGACGACGAGTGCCGAGCGCGTGGTGCTGGTCGGCGCCAACGGCGCCGGCAAGACCAATTGCCTCGAGGCGATCTCGTTTCTGTCGCCGGGGCGGGGGTTGCGGCGGGCGACGCTGGACGACGTCGCCGACAATGAGGGCGACGGCTCCTGGGCGGTGGCGGCGGAGGTCGAGGGCGCGCTCGGGCTGGCGACGCTCGGCACCGGGATCGATCCGCCGCGCGCCGACGCCGCGACCTCGCGGCGCTGCCGGATCGACCGCGAGCCGGTCGGCTCCGCCACCGCATTCGGCGATCACTTACGCATGGTGTGGCTGACGCCGGCGATGGACGGGCTGTTCATGGGCGCGGCCTCGGAACGGCGGCGGTTCTTCGACCGGCTGGTGCTGGCGATCGACAGCCAGCATTCGGGCCGGGTCTCGGCGCTGGACCGCAGCCTCAGATCGCGGAACCGCCTGCTGGAGGTACGTTACCCCGACGCGCATTGGCTCGATGCGATCGAGCGCGAAACCGCCGAGCTCGCGGTCGCGGTCGCGGCGATGCGCGGCCAGACCGCGATGCGCCTCGCCGCGATGCTCGACGCCCGCGGCGCGGCATCGGCGTTTCCGTCGGCGAAGATCATGCTCGACGGCTGGATGGAGAGCGCGCTGCTCACCGAACCCGCCACGGCGGTGGAAGATCGCTACCGCACCATCCTGCGCGAGGGCCGCCCGCGCGACGCCGCCGCCGGCCGCACCCTCGACGGCCCGCATCTGACCGACCTCGAAGTCGTCTACGCGCCGAAGGCGATGCCGGCGCGCGACGCCTCCACCGGCGAACAGAAGGCGCTGCTGATCGGGCTCGTCCTCGCGCATGCGCAGCTCGTCTCGGAGATGACCGGCATCACGCCGCTGCTGCTGCTCGACGAGGTGGTGGCGCATCTCGACCCGTCGCGGCGCGCCGCGCTGTTCGAGGAATTGGCGAAGCTCGGCGCCCAGGTCTGGATGACCGGCGCCGACCCCGCAGCGTTCGCCGAGATCGGTTCCGGCGCCGAGATATTCACCGTCGAATCCGGCCGGATCAGGCCGCAACAATGA